cattgacaaaagatacaagttttttttttcaaagtagtgacgatgtcTTGGTTTGTAAAGACGCGAGTTTGAATGTGAGAAGCATGTCGTCGAGGGTTAAAGAGAACTAGCCACCCTTACTCTGAATTGTCCTTCTTGTTTCTCCTGTGTCGACGGTGCTTGCTGTTGGACAAGATCTCGTATGCTTGCTGGATCTCCATGAAGCGTTCCTGCGAGAAAAAGTTATTTAGTGGTAGTGCTCTACACTAGCCAGTTATTCTACGTAGACTACGTATATGAAACTTCAATAATGATAATAtgctattaaattatttatttcataagccTTTTGAATAGCATAATAGGGACTTgattgtagttaaaataaaatattttataccatgcacgaaataaagcatgcgataattataagaaaaatatggacagaagttatttttaaatccaatatctttttaataagtcaggtagaaatatagaaagtaactgagttgaccgtgacgtcactcaattcgatttcatataaattccgtatttgcaagtcgttcaaattcgttttgacagttcttaaaaagaagctgatttgactaggaggcaagtagtcATTGTGAGTCACACAATTACAAACCTTGttagatttttatatgtatattaagactaaataaactttattttataGATGTTTTACATGTTCCCTGTAGCTATTTGCTACTTGTTCTTTGAGCCATGTGGCGAAGCATAGTGATactatatttaatatacatttaACACTCGACCTTCGTGCAATCGAATcccagtttatttatttaacactaCTGTTGTAGATACCAATTTTGTTTCAGAACAGTAGTGTTgtagataggtacctattttgttGGAGAAATAACTAATCTGGAATCGATTGTACGATGGTCTGATATTATACCGGGGATATTAGTTGGATACCATTATTTGGTAAGGTCTGTACAATAAACCAATCTGAATTCTAGTCCACtttagaaccctgtcttattgacaccgtgctttatttgccatACAAGTCACTCcgacgtttactgtgaaaaggttgtTTAGTGGCCTAGGAGACTGTATTATCAAACGAGTGATACCTGCGCGGCCCGCCTCAGCGCTTGCTCCTTCACTTTATCAGGGTGGTGCTCGCGGGACAGGCGCCTCCACGTCGACGTGATTTCTTGCTGGCTCGCGTCGGGACCCAACCCAAGGACCTGCAATCAACAATCATTGTAGAATAACTTAACTGCGAAATAACCTATATAATTACACGATAACTTTACGTGGCGAGATGATAGGTATTTAcctattaaatgaaataaaaaaataaaatattttattgagcaAATGTACCGTACAGCCAGATGTGTAGGTCCCTGACTTCTGAGCTAGGTAGAACCTGTGTTACAGAAGTCAGTGTCCGCTCCCAGATTTAGTTTTCATATAAATCTAATCTTACACTAATTTTGCTTAACAGCTAACTATTTTTTGCAatatatacaatttactttgTATTAGTGATATagtttacattttacatttattctttattcactaaattaattttaatttttaatttttttaggcttgttttaaaattgtaaaatttaatgTTCTTCTATCTCTCTAATGTACCAGGTTATCATTGTTTATGATAATGTTTGCTTCTTGTTCCTAGGTAGTTCTCTAATATCAAGAGAAGTGTCGATTGTGCTTAGGTAGGTATAGCACAAgtatgaataacctaaccacaaaattaaaattttgaaaaaacccctgactgcgacatagtagtccgattttcatgaaacatggctaagaacactcccgactaactcagctttcagacaaaaaaaaactaaatctaaatcggttcatccggtcGGTAGCTACgaggccacagacagacagacagacagacacgtcaaacttataacaccccgtcgtttttgcgtcaggggttataAACCTAAACATAAACCTGCAGAGGAAGCCGTGGTttaataattgctaactacagAGCAGGTACTTTTGACTCACCGTATGACTCAATGATATGATGACTTAAGCAGTGTCCATACGAGTAGTCCATACCAAAGAAgatagagtattatagagagttactgtcgaagtaaaatgtgtaatcagtgtcatagactgccatctcttgacacaggcttgaaacttttgaacctcagttttgacaatttggcccatattcttagcttgatatgttaatattagcgccatctagctgagcgtacccgaAAGGTGTAAGGTGTAAAGGtgtgccatctaggccaccgtacctttttctgtatggtactgaggtacctacgtttttttcttagactttatctgtctatacggacgaccgtccgcggataatctcagtgactgtAGCACTAGAACGCTGAAATTTgatgccaatatgtatatcaattacgccgacaaagtgcaaaaataaaaagtagaaaaaaatgttttattagggtaaacACGCAAAgtggagtgttttttttttttcatttaaccctaacgtgtgatatattgttggataggtattgaataatttttaagaaaaaaaaccgccgcctttggggttctggtgaaagctactacttgcgaatgttggattagtAGTAGGattaaatgtgtaggtattttttaaactgcttttaatgctttaattatttgatggcaacaaaatcaatatacgtatacggttaaggtttgaggagtttcctcaattcctcatgaatccgattataagaaatcgaagcttgacaaaatttgacttgaaaagtcaatatgcttaacaaatataactaaataaatgttactgttctgaacttaaatgcatgctgttcttataaaaataccaaagtcactataagtgtgccgttcagatttgaggagttcggctctgaccatcatcagcagttccactgcaccaaatgtcactattctggacgtaagtgcatgctgttcttgtaaaaataccaaagtcactataagcgtgccgttcagatttgaggagttccgttctgaccatcatcaggagttccactgcaccaaatgtcactgttctggacgtaagtgcatgctgttcttataaaaataccaaagtcactataagcgtgccgttcagatttgaggagttccgttctggccatcatcagcagtttcactgcaccaaatgtcactgttccgtacgtaaatgcatgctgttcctttaaaaacacaaaaatcgccatatgtatgtctttcagattcgaggagttccctcgatttctgcaggatcccatcatcagaactgggttctgagaaaaatgggaccaatctgtatgcatatacattcaatcaaaaaaaaatgtcaaaatcggtccagtaacgacggagactgggtgtcatactttctagcggtgacatgATATCGTATGGAATCCAAAGCGAcatcaaaaaaatgtacggaaattgtattaaattgtataaaaataaaaataaaaaagtactacacgcatttacaagaaaacaatgatcaatatgtcaccgccagagagcatactttctggcgggcgctatctatttcactatgtaacagtccagttttcagcttttttatgaatcagaaaaaatgtacgagaattgtactaagctgtccgatacttaaaataaaaataactacgcgtatttacaagaaaacaatgatttatatgtcaccgctaggaagcaaactttctggcgggcgctatctatttcactgtgtaacagtccagttttcagcttttttatgaatcagaaaaaatgtacgagaattgtactaagctgtccgatacttaaaaaaaaataactacgcgtatttacaagaaaacaatgatttatatgtcaccgctaggaagcaaactttctggcgggcgctatctatttcactatgtaacagcccagttttcaactttcttgtaaatcagaaaatatgtacgagaattgttctAAATTACATGACAATCTTAGAAAATGTTCATCACAtatttacaagaaatttcaccacgccaactggtacggtgagctacataaggtaggtaaatatacctgtattcaattttgacCTGCATTCTTCCcaagtaataagtttcgatatgtatagatatttatagacGAGACTGTAAAGGCCCATTTGAgtcttcgaaaacagatagcaaaattgcgttttatccacaagagtgcaaagtaatttcatacaaattttaacttgacgaagataattatatatataaccATTATGAAATAGGTCAATGGTGCCCCTGACATGCGTAGAAATAATTACAAGTTTGTTCTAATAAATTGTTATAGGTTACTGCTATGTTACTATGCAACAAAAACACACGCATGGTAGTGCGCAGGCCAAGTTCCAGCAACAGGCGGCGCACATGCCATGCACtatttacacgaaccgtttcgaCCCACTTTTGACCCCCTGTAGCTCAGTTCCTATTCCATTCTCAAGACTCGCCAGCGCTACTACACACAGTCCTTCATTCCAGAATACTTCTAAATTTGAACTTGGcaggttaatttaattatttgtataaatagatTCATTTAAtcttttaaataattacgtacagCATGAAAACCTGCCAAGGTCAAATTTAGAAGTATTCTGAAACGGAGAACTGTATGTGGTAATTTCTTGGGAATTTCATACATTCAGAACGCGCAAATGCATTGTCACTTCATAGTTCATCCGCcattaaatttcacaaacgtcatttcggtcacttaaaaaaagataattaataaataataagaaataaaaacaaacaagccACCTTTCCAAGATCGTTATAAAGTATTCTATCAGGAAAACTTTACATACCCAATTAGCCGATATGAACTTGGCCCCCTTTTTAACAGGTATGTTTTTGGTGGGTAGCACGCCGCCCTTACACCTGTGAGTTTTACCGCTTACGTAAGCGACTTATGTAAAACTTTCAAATGGTGGTTTTTGTATATGCAGCTTACGGTAAGTTTTGACTTGGTACTTTCGTAAGCTGAAAACTTTTAAGTGAGATGAGTACGAGTTTGCTTACGGAAGCGACTCACAGTTTATCGAAATAAATTGATAAGTTTTGGCCTTACGAACAAGgcggtcgtttttttttttcatttcaactttGCTTGCTTGGAACAATGTAGACTTTTAGTAAGTTGAAAACCACAAAACTTCCGTAAGCGAAACTTACGATAAGTTTTTCATAGGTGTAAATGGAACCATCAGTCGCTTACCAAAGATTTACGTAAGTAACTTACATGTGTAAAGGCGgcctaaatgaaatccatcaatttatttataatttatgattcaaaatcatcatttatacacaggtaaattctatcagccagcagacatcaagttaaaattttgtatgaaatgactttgcactcttgtggataaaacgcaattttgctatctgttttcgaagacTCAAATGGGCCTTTACAGTCTCgtctataaatatctatacatatcGAAACATTACTTGGGAAGAATGCAGgtcaaaattgaatacaggtatatttacctaccttatGTAGCTCACCGTACCAGTTGACGTGgtgaaatttcttgtaaataTGTGATGAACATTTTCTAAaattgtcgtttaatttagaaCAACTCTCGTCCATATTTTCTGATTTACAAGAAAgttgaaaactggactgttacacagtgaaatagatagcgcccgccagaaagtatgcttcctagcgatgacatataaatcattgttttcttgtgaATAcgcgtagttatttttttttaagtatcggACCGCTTAGTgcaattctcgtacattttttctaattcataaaaaagctgaaaactggactgttacacagtgaaatagatagcgcccgccagaaagtttgcttcctagcggtgacatataaatcattgttttcttgtaaatacgcgtagttatttttattttaagtattggACAGCTTcgtacaattctcgtacatttttcctgattcataaaaaagctgaaaactggactgttacacattgaaatagatagcgcccgccagaaagtctgcttcctagcggtgacatataaatcattgttttcttgtaaatatgcgtacttattttttttttaagtattggacagcttagtacaattctcgtacattttttctgattcataaaaaagctgaaaactggactgttacatagtgaaatagatagcgcccgccagaaagtatgctctctggcggtgacatattgatcattgttttcttgtaaatgcgtgtagtactattttttttaattagcgtacaatttagtacaattttcgtacatttttttgatgtaGCTTTGGATTCCATACGATAccatgtcaccgctagaaagtatgacacattaattaatttattaaattaattaaattaaattaatttattattattatttatataagaggtagacaaataaatataatctacccgcatgtaattatttacgacatcacattagaaacctcaaaaataacagtacttctccactatttaatggatgttattatacatataaaccttcctcttgaatcactctatctattaaaaaaaaaccgcatcaaaatccgttgcgtagtttcaaatatttaagcatacaaagggacatagggacagagaaagcgactttgttttatactatgtagtgatatcgctatccctatcccttatcaagataacactaagttctcgcactttgtacacatatttaaagtcacatacaggtcgaatgcgattaattaacattatttttaccttttttcccaacgtttcggccaggttgcactggccgtggtcgcggaagactgacgtcccagcaaaatgtcaccggagatgtaaacaacacaaaactacccgatattaatttatataaatgttcggggtagacaaataaatataatctacccgcatgtaattatttacgacatcacattagaaacctcaaaaataacagtacttctccactattttatggatgttattatacatataaaccttcctcttgaatcactctatctattaaaaaaaaccgcatcaaaatccgttgcgtagtttcaaagatttaagcatacaaagggacatagggacatagggacaaaaaaagtgactttgttttatactatgtagtgatatgtTATTAGTTTACCTTGTATGCATTCTGCTCGCCATGTGGATCGGACAGGTCGATGATCTGCTTCCAGACCTCGTACCAGCCGTGGTGCTGCGCGTATAGATACGTCTCGTAGAGGCACTGCTTCACATCCAGCCACCTggaaagaaaaacgtatgtatgtacagtcaagtgcaaaaatatgtatcgaaatatcgtctcataaatattggtactacgctcttattacaccggactaagatgctatgggacatatttttgagtaagagaTGTGTACATCCATATTTTTATACTTGACTGTATATTGGGGAGCatcataccaatattataaatgggaaagtgtgtgtgtttgtttgtttgtccgtctttaacggcaaaaaggagcgacctattgacgtgattttttaagtggagatagttgaagggatggagagtgacataggctactttttgtctctttctaaccccctactCCCCTATAATGGGGGATAGAAATTTGTATGAACGTGTATTTTCGATTTTCTCATAAATAAACCACAGACCAGACGACTTACATATCGTTTAAGACTAGTTTGGCTTTAATGTCTTTAAATTAAAGGTAGACATAATGTAAGAGCACTTTTTAATGCGATATTGAACGATGGACTGAACGTTACTACCATCATGTGAGGCGCGCGCGTTGGCTGGCGTCTTTGGCGCTCATAGGATTAATGCTGACATTATGAAACAcgtgtcttataatatttatttcattcatcTTGAATATGGCAAATTAAAGTGGCACAGGCAATGCAGTACCCCGATATGCTAAAATAAACCACAAAAAAATAACTTGAATATATCAACCTGAGCTCTAGAATAAGTCCGATCCTAATTGACTATCTTACTTTGATTTAATCTAACACTGTTTTGACTTATAATTTTTGAAACCGAATCGCGAAACACTACGCAAACATACGTAAGTGTTACGTAAAATGTACATCTCTTATTCATTGACGCTACCTTGTATTAACAGCTGTTGGATCTCCCTCCctcttttatttaataaataataattcctGGCGTACGGCCGCGTGCAGAAATGCGGGCTGTGATCATGCGGCCTTGTGCTGAGCTGACTACTTCTTAATCTTCTTACATTCTATAATGATTCCGGTAAAACCGACTCAGCGAATTTCGCATTACTGAACGCGGCTTTACACAAATCAGCGAAGAAAATGTGAAATAATACTCATATGCATACACAATGCTTAGGAATGTGTAGGTAAAATACATAGATTACCTGACCTACTTCTAGCCGAACGGTTGAATGAAAAAACAAAAACGAGAGTGTAGTTAATCGTTATTAGCAGTGTAAGTGAAAATTAAAGATATGACGCACGCAACGATAACGCATATACCGCACCATTTATTTTAGACGTTTTATTGAAACTAATAAAATGTTATGTATTTCTCAAATACAAAGTCGATAGTCATACAAACTCTCtaaggtacatcggggcaaatcccgataggagggcaaatgtaactgatccattttttccatgttttacaatgtttgcattattaaataaagtgtccaccggttatataccTTACACTTTATTAGTATGTACTTAGTTTTATGTCACTGGTAAAAAGAGAGTacctaaaacataaaaaaattgaatacagaCTTTTAGTGTACCATAACAAATGCAGATAATGCAATGTTAAACCAATTAACTATACTTATATCATTAATACATCCCAAGGAATTACTGATTCGTTTGTACTTAGGTACACTCAAAGTAGTCACTTATTAAAATCATGCATGCATGGACATGGATTTGAAAGTAACTTAATGGACAGTTCAAACCCGATAGAACGTGTTGCAGGCTTGGGCCTAAGATTGTATCAATAGTAgaatactaagaaataacgaGAGCATTGCTCTCGACTGGAAACCACAGAATGCAAGCCGTAGCCCCGGGCGCCCTgtccactcatggaagcggtccgtcgaaaatgagctacgagcggctgggttgagctggagcgaggccacaagggtcgctgaagataggaaggcgtggcgcgagcttgtgaaggccctttgcacctctggggtgccttaggactacaacaacagTAGAATACTAGTATAACCGGTGTGCTCAACGCATCCACAAAACTCACCAAGGGCTAGTGAAGAAGTGGTGTATCGCCTCGTATATGGGAACCTCATCGCCTTCGCTGTCTGTGATCGTGCCGTGGAAGTAAAGGTAGCTAGCCCACAGGGACAGGAACAGGGTCGCGCATAGACCCAAGATGGCGATTCGTCTGAAAAAGGATTAGACATGCAGTAAAAACAAAATACACAGAGGCTATcccatttattttttcaaactaCTTATGACAGTTCGGTTCGGATATCATTAGGATTCCGTACTTCAAATtggaaaaatggaacccttatttttaatataaaaaatgtcatgCACAAGTGAATGCTATAAGATAGAAAATGTACATCTTCCTTCAAGGCAAAAAGTGTGCTGTTTACaaatttgtttattaattaaaattttacgaaacataGGTACTAaggtatatttataaatatactctgtcaaacaagtctgtcagtaaataagaacaaagaaaactataggtaggtATTCTTTTCTATAGCaacctaaagaaaaggatgcatatagttttccttcttcttatttactgacagacttgtttgtttgacaaagtatagCTAAATAATGTCCAACTACCTGACTGTTTACTGTTTGAAACTGGaagaaattaaaacattaaaataatgtacctactatctGGACGGTCGATCTATGggcaaaattcaaaaatatggTTGCTACTCAAATATGCTGTAGTAATAGAAAATCaggtaaaaaaaattgaattgtGAAGCATAAAggagtcaagtgcaaaaatacgtatcgattttatccgctcaaaaatatgtaccgagaccttattccgccgacataaagtgctatgggacatatttttgataagttgtacgcacccatatttttacacgacTGAACAAGCTATTAAAGAAATAATTTACGCTTGCATATCATATTTGTATGCTGTGTAAATTCATTCCCTTGCCTTATCTTTATGACATAAAAAGTAGCACCTAAGCACACAATATGAACTTGTTTATTATTCTTACGAAACATTACAAGTAGTTATAGCAGTGCTATATTAATgtaaggtacaacggggcaaatctcgactggggggccattgtaactgatccatttttccatcATTACATCATTATGTTGGATACTACATGTatcactgaacacgcctaccatatatagcCGGTGGACTCTCTATTCAATAATgcgaacattgtaaaacatggaaaaaatgaatcagttacatttgcccacAGTTGggatttgcctcgctgtaccttactcaATTTATTCTGTTAAATATTTTCTCATCTTTACTCTATTAACATTGCCCCTGTGATATCACAGGAGCCCAATAGCATCCAATATCTACTAGACTAAACATATGTATTAATTAGAAACGGAAGCGCAATTGGTGAAAAATATGTCGAAGTTATAATATAACCATATACTCAAAAGTTGAATCAAATTGTCtcaccggaagatcagcgctgaccgtATGGTTAGCATTAcgccatttcgtggtaaacgacTATTTTATATTGTGTTATAGTAATTAAAGGTTTTGTATTGTATTACTTGTAatgtttatcacgaataaatgcattgtattctattgtattttattgaatcctTAACATGCTTACTTCACCCAATGCCTTCTGACCGGAGTCCTGCGCCACTCCTTCGAGAAAGAGTCAAACGCAAGACACGCAGCAAGCACCATGAGTGTGAACCACACCGTCTCATCGTACACGTAGTAACGCAGCGGATACGCCGCGTACGCTGCCAGCAGTGGCCACTTCAGCGTGCCACGTTCGCGACCGATGTTACCCACCGTCCATACACCTGTGTAAACATACTCAATAAGCAACTTTAGGGAAAGATTTACTCAAGTAGACTTAAAACATATTCCAATTTAACCTTTCTTATAATACTATTACAGCTTTTATCAGTACATCTGGTATTTCGAGATGACATTGGCCTTGAAATTAACCTGGTAACAAATTAATTGGTTAAAGAGACTAAATTGACATGATATATGTAGCTTCAggaaaacaaaaagtaaaaagtaacaAATTAAGGGCTAGGTACTTCAATAGTAATTTTTAAATCTATTAAGTTAACATTTGGTATGGCTTGGCAGGATCAGCAAGAGCTTCAAATGAATCTAATTtgtaataaatatgaaatactAGAAAAGTGAAGAGCATAGACCAATTAATTTGCATGACTGAAAATAGAGAGACCTATAcggacataaaaaaaattaatggaatttgtgtaataatttaaatatttacagacATCATGATCAAACACCGGTTTCGCGGGGGCAAAAATGTACCAGTGCTAGTGATTCATTTTAAATATCGACTTAGTTTATCGACatccataaaaataaatttttaaccATCATTATCATAACTAAACTAATGGCTAAGTTTGAATACATTTAACTATGTGCaaagctctttcatttataCTTATCGCAACTATAAACAACCGATATCTGACATTGACTGTGTCGAGTCACTTTTGACAACCATTGAATTGTTGAATAATTCATCTAGTACCTACAACAATATTATTTTGCATTCCGATCAATTAAATCTacctttttgtttcttaaggcGGCTAAAAATGCCACGCAAGAAAAAAGATCATTCATCTTCCTGGAAACCTGACCATTCAGATATAGATGATAAAGGTACGACTTACTTTTGCAAGAAATGTCAAAAATTCATGTCACGAAAATGTGGAAAATGtggaaaaaattttgattgtatattatgaaaattatattaaatattaaagaaagttAATTCctcaaaaagtttatttttgtgtaTGTAGTTTTCTTCTTCATTCAAATTCTTGAAATTACACAACGGTTGTACGACATTTTTATcgatatcaaataataaaattagtttaatgTGTCCTCGCACTATTAAACGTCAGTACAGATTTGCCCC
This genomic stretch from Leguminivora glycinivorella isolate SPB_JAAS2020 chromosome Z, LegGlyc_1.1, whole genome shotgun sequence harbors:
- the LOC125240896 gene encoding dnaJ homolog subfamily C member 22 produces the protein MAVKGDSIPGKKSVLVAYMLWLFGGIFGVHHFYLRRDRHAFVWWSTLGGFGVGWLGEIFRIPRYVRDANEDPKYMEELVGRMVRNKKPPFSMNRFTGMLMVGYSWGQVMMHAVPPDEFYGINLRYLNILVPLAASIGVWTVGNIGRERGTLKWPLLAAYAAYPLRYYVYDETVWFTLMVLAACLAFDSFSKEWRRTPVRRHWVKRIAILGLCATLFLSLWASYLYFHGTITDSEGDEVPIYEAIHHFFTSPWWLDVKQCLYETYLYAQHHGWYEVWKQIIDLSDPHGEQNAYKVLGLGPDASQQEITSTWRRLSREHHPDKVKEQALRRAAQERFMEIQQAYEILSNSKHRRHRRNKKDNSE